In Propionicimonas paludicola, a single window of DNA contains:
- the uvrC gene encoding excinuclease ABC subunit UvrC, translating to MADPASYRPKPGTIPTDPGVYRFSDPDGVVIYVGKAINLRQRLNSYFADPAALHFRTQTMVRTASKVEWTLVRNELEALQLEYTWIKQYDPRFNIKYRDDKSYPWVAITWAEQFPRVFVGRGAKRKGNRYFGPYAQAWAIRDTIDSLLRAFPMRSCTNGVFNSARSSGRPCLMGYIGKCAAPCVDRISESAHRELVEGVCDFLAGRTNVLFRRIEAEMRMAATNQEYERAAVLRDQLAALRQATDRNAVVLGDGTDADLVALVEDPLEVAVQVFRVRDGRIRSERGWVAERNDDADTGELLEQFLLQLYAEGDEPPPEVLLPALPATAETLEELLAEQRGGRVRLHVPQRGDKAALLETATRNAADSLAMHKLRRAGDLSTRSRALEELQEALQLPTAPLRIECYDISHIQGTQVVASMVVFEDGLARKSEYRRFVIRTVEGSNDVGAMHEVLTRRFSRLLAERAEASATDGPLLIDPTTGEPKKFAYAPALVVVDGGAPQVAAAQRALAELGLTDIALCGLAKRMEEVWLPDQEYPLILPRASEGLYLLQRVRDEAHRFAITHHRGRRSAAMVESLLDEVPGLGEVRRKALLKYFGSLKKLRAASVEDLAQVPGIGERTASAIVEALASSEKLPAVNVTTGEIIES from the coding sequence ATGGCTGATCCCGCAAGCTACCGCCCCAAGCCGGGCACCATTCCGACCGATCCCGGCGTCTATCGGTTCAGTGACCCCGACGGCGTGGTGATCTACGTCGGCAAGGCGATCAACCTGCGCCAGCGGTTGAACTCCTACTTCGCCGATCCGGCCGCTCTGCACTTCCGCACCCAGACCATGGTGCGCACCGCTTCCAAGGTCGAGTGGACGCTGGTCCGCAACGAGCTGGAAGCCCTGCAGCTGGAGTACACCTGGATCAAGCAGTACGACCCGCGGTTCAACATCAAGTACCGCGACGACAAGTCCTATCCGTGGGTGGCGATCACCTGGGCCGAGCAGTTCCCGCGGGTCTTCGTCGGTCGGGGCGCCAAGCGCAAGGGCAACCGCTACTTCGGCCCCTACGCCCAGGCATGGGCGATCCGGGACACCATCGACTCGCTGCTGCGCGCCTTCCCGATGCGCTCGTGCACCAACGGCGTCTTCAACAGCGCTCGGTCGTCAGGGCGTCCGTGCCTGATGGGCTACATCGGCAAGTGCGCGGCGCCCTGCGTCGATCGCATCTCGGAGAGCGCGCATCGCGAGCTCGTCGAGGGGGTCTGCGACTTCCTGGCCGGGCGCACCAATGTGCTGTTCCGGCGGATCGAGGCCGAGATGCGGATGGCGGCCACCAATCAGGAGTACGAGCGGGCTGCCGTACTGCGCGATCAGCTGGCAGCGCTCCGGCAGGCTACCGACCGGAACGCCGTGGTCCTCGGCGACGGCACCGATGCCGATCTGGTGGCATTGGTCGAGGATCCGCTGGAGGTGGCCGTCCAGGTCTTCCGGGTGCGCGATGGACGGATCCGCAGCGAGCGCGGCTGGGTGGCCGAGCGCAACGACGACGCCGACACCGGCGAGCTGCTCGAGCAGTTCCTGCTCCAGCTCTACGCCGAGGGTGACGAGCCGCCGCCGGAGGTGCTGTTGCCGGCCTTGCCCGCGACTGCGGAGACCCTGGAGGAGCTGCTGGCCGAGCAGCGCGGCGGACGGGTCCGCTTGCATGTGCCGCAGCGCGGCGACAAGGCGGCCCTCCTGGAGACCGCAACCCGCAATGCGGCCGACTCGCTGGCCATGCACAAGCTGCGTCGGGCTGGTGACCTCTCCACCCGGAGCCGCGCGCTCGAAGAGCTGCAGGAGGCACTGCAACTGCCCACCGCCCCGCTGCGGATCGAGTGCTATGACATCTCACATATCCAGGGCACCCAGGTAGTGGCCTCGATGGTGGTCTTCGAGGACGGCCTGGCCCGCAAGAGCGAGTACCGCCGCTTCGTGATCCGGACCGTCGAAGGCAGCAACGACGTGGGCGCCATGCATGAGGTGCTCACCCGCCGGTTCAGCCGGTTGCTGGCCGAGCGCGCGGAGGCGTCCGCCACGGACGGGCCGCTGCTGATCGACCCGACCACGGGCGAGCCGAAGAAGTTCGCCTACGCCCCGGCGCTGGTCGTGGTGGACGGCGGTGCGCCACAGGTGGCGGCAGCGCAACGGGCGCTGGCCGAACTCGGCCTCACCGACATCGCGCTGTGCGGCCTGGCCAAGCGGATGGAGGAGGTCTGGCTGCCCGATCAGGAGTACCCGCTGATCCTGCCCCGGGCCAGCGAGGGTCTCTACCTGCTGCAGCGGGTCCGCGACGAAGCGCACCGGTTCGCCATCACTCACCATCGCGGCCGACGCAGCGCGGCCATGGTCGAGTCCCTGCTGGACGAGGTCCCCGGGCTGGGCGAGGTGCGCCGCAAGGCGCTGCTGAAGTACTTCGGATCGCTGAAGAAGCTGCGCGCGGCCAGCGTCGAGGACTTGGCCCAGGTGCCCGGTATCGGCGAGCGCACCGCGTCCGCCATCGTCGAGGCATTGGCCAGCAGCGAAAAACTGCCCGCAGTGAATGTGACCACCGGCGAGATCATCGAGTCCTGA
- a CDS encoding sugar ABC transporter permease, producing the protein MTKSLLLGKSAGTRLVLVGLALVWVLFQLLNPNFLSPRNLSNLLLQIAVLGTLAIGMVVVLVLGEIDLSVGAIAGVSAGLLALLISQGLPWWVAIGAALAAGGLIGFIHGSIITAFGIPSFIVTLAGLLVWQGVQLQLVGDQGQIPIRDVVIRGIASTYVPTLLGWLIALLGVAAIFAARLVRRRRRERFGLAVPALSADLLGAGLAGVAVLAVCAVLNSYFGIPWVFVLVLTLLVGCSVVMETTAFGRHIYAIGGNREAARRAGIQVRRRTITVFVVISMIAALAGIIEASRQFSASNSLGGGTLQLNAIAAAVIGGTSLFGGRGRIYQALLGALVVGSVQNGLDLLGQPAAIKNIATGVILVTAVAVDAVGRRRRLARGAAE; encoded by the coding sequence ATGACCAAGTCCCTGCTGCTCGGCAAGAGCGCCGGCACCCGGCTGGTTCTGGTCGGCCTGGCCCTGGTGTGGGTGCTGTTCCAGCTCCTCAATCCGAACTTCCTTTCCCCGCGGAACCTGTCGAACCTGCTGCTCCAGATCGCGGTGCTGGGCACCTTGGCGATCGGCATGGTGGTCGTCCTGGTGCTCGGCGAGATCGACCTGTCGGTCGGAGCCATCGCCGGGGTCAGCGCCGGCCTGCTGGCGCTGCTGATCAGCCAGGGCCTGCCCTGGTGGGTGGCGATCGGGGCCGCACTGGCCGCCGGTGGCCTAATCGGCTTCATCCACGGCTCGATCATCACGGCCTTCGGCATCCCGTCCTTCATCGTCACGCTGGCCGGACTGCTGGTCTGGCAAGGCGTCCAGCTTCAGCTGGTGGGCGATCAGGGTCAGATCCCGATCCGCGACGTGGTGATCCGGGGGATCGCCTCCACCTACGTCCCGACCCTGCTCGGCTGGCTGATCGCCCTGCTCGGAGTAGCCGCGATCTTCGCCGCTCGACTTGTCCGTCGTCGCCGTCGCGAGCGGTTCGGCCTGGCGGTCCCGGCCCTGTCCGCCGACCTGCTCGGTGCCGGCCTGGCCGGCGTGGCCGTACTGGCGGTCTGTGCGGTGCTGAACTCCTACTTCGGCATCCCGTGGGTGTTCGTCCTGGTGCTGACGTTGCTGGTGGGCTGCTCGGTGGTCATGGAGACCACTGCCTTCGGGCGGCACATCTATGCGATCGGTGGCAACCGGGAGGCGGCTCGACGGGCCGGGATTCAGGTGCGGAGGCGGACCATCACGGTGTTCGTGGTGATCTCGATGATCGCGGCTCTGGCCGGCATCATCGAGGCGTCGCGCCAGTTCTCCGCCTCCAACTCGCTGGGCGGCGGGACGCTCCAGCTCAATGCCATCGCTGCCGCCGTGATCGGTGGAACCAGCCTCTTCGGCGGACGCGGACGGATCTACCAGGCGCTTCTGGGTGCCCTGGTGGTCGGCAGCGTCCAGAACGGACTGGATCTGCTCGGGCAACCCGCCGCCATCAAGAACATCGCCACCGGCGTGATCCTGGTCACCGCGGTGGCCGTGGACGCCGTCGGGCGCCGCCGCCGGCTGGCCCGCGGTGCCGCAGAGTGA
- a CDS encoding ATP-binding cassette domain-containing protein codes for MSARVFESGPSIAAAPTLQLRGIEKRYGQVSALSGVNVTAKAGEVTALVGDNGAGKSTLIKAIAGVHRIDAGELLLDGQPIQLTSPRDATEHGIETVYQDLALCDNLDVSANLYLGRELRRNRSALLDGEAMEARSAQVISELGARLPGFDVLVSALSGGQRQAVAVSRAALWGSRVVLLDEPTAALGVTQTAMVYDLIRSLRDKGLAIVVVSHNLADVFALADRIVVLRLGRNAGEFVPSESSPEAVVAAITGADTVGEGR; via the coding sequence GTGAGCGCACGAGTATTCGAGTCGGGGCCGTCCATCGCGGCGGCCCCGACCCTCCAGCTGCGCGGGATCGAGAAGCGCTATGGGCAGGTGAGTGCCTTGTCCGGGGTGAATGTCACCGCCAAGGCCGGCGAAGTCACCGCTCTGGTCGGCGACAACGGCGCCGGCAAGTCCACCTTGATCAAGGCCATCGCCGGCGTCCACCGGATTGATGCCGGTGAGCTCCTCCTCGACGGGCAGCCGATCCAGCTGACCTCGCCACGCGACGCCACCGAGCACGGCATCGAGACCGTCTACCAAGACCTCGCCCTGTGCGACAACCTGGACGTGTCCGCCAACCTCTACCTGGGACGAGAACTGCGCCGGAACCGCTCGGCGCTGCTCGACGGCGAGGCCATGGAGGCCCGCTCGGCGCAGGTGATCAGCGAACTGGGTGCGCGACTGCCTGGCTTCGACGTCCTGGTCTCGGCGCTGTCCGGTGGCCAGCGGCAGGCCGTGGCGGTCAGCCGGGCGGCCCTGTGGGGCAGCCGGGTAGTCCTCCTGGACGAGCCGACCGCCGCTCTCGGAGTCACTCAGACGGCCATGGTCTATGACCTGATCAGATCGTTGCGCGACAAGGGACTGGCCATCGTCGTGGTGTCCCACAACCTGGCCGACGTCTTCGCTCTTGCCGACCGGATCGTGGTGCTGCGGCTGGGTCGCAATGCCGGCGAGTTCGTTCCGAGCGAGTCCAGCCCGGAAGCCGTGGTGGCCGCCATCACCGGCGCCGACACCGTAGGGGAGGGGCGATGA
- a CDS encoding maleylpyruvate isomerase family mycothiol-dependent enzyme — protein sequence MSSCTDQPPAEVHRWLADATQRLLGHTIGISETEWHQPTALPGWTRAHLATHLARNADYLTNALSAVESGEPQPGRPTAADERRVLEEGADRSGLELQIDLDTSAGALQRAIDAVADWSTGTIALHGQICPLDRLPLARLNELEMHHYDLDPHRDLTAVDSEEAGWLLRWVIERRQQHPLPSVRLVGEGVEWELGTGEPRLEVRGTDIELWLWLSGRGRTDHVEGTDDLVLPLLS from the coding sequence ATGAGCAGCTGTACCGATCAACCGCCCGCGGAAGTGCATCGCTGGCTCGCCGACGCCACCCAGCGGCTGCTCGGACACACCATTGGGATCAGCGAAACCGAGTGGCACCAGCCGACCGCACTGCCGGGCTGGACGCGCGCCCATCTGGCCACCCATCTGGCCCGCAATGCGGACTATCTGACCAATGCGCTCAGCGCAGTGGAGTCGGGTGAGCCTCAGCCGGGGCGTCCCACAGCCGCCGACGAGCGGCGGGTGCTCGAGGAGGGTGCGGACCGCTCGGGCTTGGAGCTGCAGATAGACCTGGACACCAGCGCCGGGGCGCTGCAGCGAGCCATCGACGCGGTTGCCGACTGGAGCACCGGCACGATCGCCCTGCACGGCCAGATCTGCCCATTGGATCGGTTGCCGCTGGCTCGGCTGAACGAGCTGGAGATGCATCACTACGACCTGGATCCGCACCGCGACCTCACCGCCGTGGACAGCGAGGAGGCCGGCTGGCTGCTGCGCTGGGTGATCGAGCGCCGGCAGCAGCACCCCCTGCCGTCGGTTCGACTTGTCGGAGAAGGCGTGGAGTGGGAACTCGGCACCGGTGAACCGCGTCTCGAGGTCCGCGGCACCGACATCGAGCTGTGGCTCTGGCTGTCCGGACGGGGCCGCACCGACCACGTCGAAGGCACTGACGACCTCGTGCTGCCCCTGCTCAGCTGA
- a CDS encoding GH1 family beta-glucosidase gives MSIRFPQGFVWGAATAAYQIEGAVTEDGRGPSIWDEFCRHPGAVGRGDNGDIACDHYHRWPSDLDLLEELGVGAYRFSVAWSRIFPEGTGRVNPAGLDFYERLVDSLLERGITPMVTLYHWDLPQALQETGGWADRATAEKFADYSARVATRLGDRVESWITLNEPYCSAFVGYVEGRHAPGIVDEATAVQVLHHLLLGHGLATSAIRATGVPGKVGVTLNLTSPHPASSAPEDLAAYRRLDLYENRMFLDPVLGRGYPADAEEFYRGITDFGFVQPGDLDVIAAPMDFLGVNYYERHLVEADPANPRGWRRLPDPNPTISGIGVHPEGLGEVLDRVSEYTDLPLMITETGIALHDYVDPERRIHDQERIDFYDGHVRAAADAIARGVNLVGFFPWSFMDNFEWAWGYGHRFGLYYVDYATQERIPKDSASWYARVTRANGLE, from the coding sequence ATGAGCATTCGTTTCCCCCAGGGCTTCGTCTGGGGAGCTGCCACCGCCGCCTATCAGATCGAGGGCGCGGTCACCGAGGACGGGCGCGGCCCGAGTATCTGGGACGAGTTCTGTCGGCATCCGGGAGCCGTGGGCCGCGGCGACAACGGCGACATCGCCTGCGATCACTACCACCGCTGGCCCAGCGACTTGGACCTGCTCGAAGAGCTCGGCGTCGGCGCCTACCGGTTCTCGGTGGCCTGGTCGCGGATCTTCCCCGAGGGCACCGGACGGGTGAACCCGGCCGGGCTCGACTTCTACGAACGCCTCGTGGACAGCCTGCTCGAGCGTGGCATCACCCCGATGGTCACCCTCTACCACTGGGATCTCCCGCAGGCGTTGCAGGAGACCGGCGGGTGGGCCGATCGGGCCACTGCTGAGAAGTTCGCCGACTACTCGGCGAGAGTCGCCACCCGACTCGGCGACCGGGTGGAGTCGTGGATCACGCTCAACGAGCCGTACTGCAGCGCCTTCGTCGGCTATGTCGAGGGACGCCACGCGCCGGGCATCGTCGATGAGGCCACCGCCGTCCAGGTCCTGCACCACCTGCTGCTCGGCCACGGGCTTGCCACCAGTGCCATCCGGGCGACCGGGGTGCCCGGGAAGGTCGGCGTGACCTTGAACCTGACGTCGCCGCACCCGGCATCGTCGGCTCCGGAGGACCTGGCCGCCTACCGCCGGCTGGATCTCTATGAGAACCGGATGTTCCTCGATCCGGTGCTCGGCAGGGGCTACCCGGCCGATGCCGAGGAGTTCTACCGCGGCATCACCGACTTCGGCTTCGTCCAACCCGGTGACCTGGACGTGATCGCTGCGCCTATGGACTTCCTCGGGGTCAACTACTACGAGCGGCACCTGGTGGAGGCCGATCCGGCCAATCCGCGCGGCTGGCGGCGGTTGCCCGATCCGAACCCGACCATCAGCGGAATCGGCGTCCATCCCGAAGGCTTGGGTGAGGTTCTCGATCGAGTCAGCGAGTACACCGACCTTCCGCTGATGATCACCGAGACCGGGATCGCCCTGCACGACTACGTCGATCCGGAACGTCGGATCCACGACCAGGAGCGGATCGACTTCTACGACGGCCACGTCCGGGCCGCGGCGGACGCCATCGCCAGGGGAGTGAACCTGGTCGGCTTCTTCCCGTGGTCGTTCATGGACAACTTCGAATGGGCCTGGGGCTACGGCCACCGCTTCGGCCTCTACTACGTCGACTACGCGACTCAGGAGCGCATTCCGAAGGACTCGGCGTCCTGGTATGCGCGAGTGACTCGCGCCAACGGGCTGGAGTAG
- a CDS encoding ROK family transcriptional regulator has product MPNKISTQDVRRANRALVLRHLRLNHPTSRIDLGAMTGLSPATVTSVVGELLAEGTIAETGFRSSAGGRPRTLLEPRPESAYVLGCDISEHELTTALFDFTLQQLDSRSYTFPERQLDLATATTVIANQVRELIGTLSETGNRVLGLGIGVPGMVEEPAVPEGDSLIHAELIGWRDVSLSGLSAELGLPVFVDNGAKTTTLAEAWCGEARGVEHAILVLIGDGVGAGVITNGRLYRGATSSAGEWGHTKIDLSGRPCRCGSRGCVETVLGASGVLHAWPGQAEVWKGREPEGVASLLAAFDAGDEAAVTVVTELIDHLGLALSGLVNLYNPQKIILGGWLGQMIALRFLGDVREATLRHSLPQPGRQAVVERSLLGSRGPALGAAILPIERYIEFGLSHPLTSS; this is encoded by the coding sequence GTGCCCAACAAGATCTCCACCCAGGATGTCCGACGAGCCAATCGGGCCCTCGTGCTGCGCCACCTTCGGCTGAACCACCCGACCTCACGCATCGATCTCGGTGCGATGACCGGGCTGTCGCCGGCCACGGTGACCAGCGTGGTGGGGGAGCTGCTCGCCGAAGGAACCATCGCCGAGACCGGCTTCCGGAGTTCGGCCGGTGGGCGCCCGCGCACCCTTCTCGAACCGCGTCCGGAGTCGGCCTATGTGCTCGGCTGCGATATCTCCGAGCATGAGTTGACCACCGCCTTGTTCGACTTCACCCTGCAGCAGCTCGACTCCCGGTCCTACACCTTCCCGGAGCGCCAGCTGGATCTGGCCACCGCGACCACGGTGATCGCCAACCAGGTGCGTGAGCTGATCGGAACCTTGTCCGAGACCGGCAACCGGGTCCTGGGGCTGGGCATCGGGGTGCCCGGCATGGTGGAGGAGCCAGCCGTCCCCGAGGGGGACTCGCTGATCCATGCCGAGCTGATCGGCTGGCGGGACGTGTCCCTGTCCGGGCTGTCGGCCGAACTCGGGCTGCCGGTCTTCGTCGACAACGGCGCAAAGACCACGACCTTGGCCGAGGCCTGGTGTGGCGAAGCCCGCGGAGTTGAGCACGCCATCCTGGTGCTGATCGGCGACGGCGTCGGTGCCGGCGTGATCACCAATGGACGGCTCTACCGCGGTGCCACCTCCTCGGCCGGCGAGTGGGGCCACACAAAGATCGATCTTTCCGGGCGGCCGTGCCGCTGCGGATCCCGGGGTTGCGTCGAGACAGTGCTCGGCGCATCCGGGGTGCTCCACGCCTGGCCGGGCCAGGCGGAGGTATGGAAGGGCCGGGAGCCGGAGGGTGTCGCCTCCTTGCTGGCCGCTTTCGATGCCGGTGATGAGGCCGCCGTCACCGTTGTCACAGAACTGATTGATCACCTGGGTCTGGCGCTGTCCGGCCTGGTGAACCTCTATAACCCGCAGAAGATCATCCTGGGCGGCTGGCTCGGCCAGATGATCGCACTGCGGTTCCTTGGGGACGTGCGGGAAGCGACGCTCCGGCATTCCCTCCCTCAACCCGGGCGTCAGGCCGTGGTGGAGCGATCGCTTCTGGGAAGTCGGGGTCCCGCGCTCGGCGCGGCGATCCTGCCGATCGAGCGCTACATCGAGTTCGGGTTGTCACATCCGCTCACCTCTAGCTAG
- a CDS encoding sugar ABC transporter substrate-binding protein: MKRLIPLVAGMALAALSMSACSAPSTPASSGSAPASSSSAPAQAIKIAFLMPCSTCADRFESKDKPFFIEAVKALDPSIEVIANNAQGDAAVQLQQAEAALTNGAKVLVTSPFTAESGAAMVAKAKAAGASVVAYDGQIEGAVPDAYISFQNEKVGELQGQYLLDNLPKGSKVAMINGDITSAPGLAFKKGAHKVLDPAFASGDLKLAYESDTPGFDPAAGQRSVEQALTKLKDDVQAILTPNDGLGNAAIVALTARGLNGKVLVTGQDATDAGLTSIVAGDQAMTVYKPIKAEAEAAAKIAVALAKGDQATVTSLATQKVNNGTGDIPAMLLDPVVVTAKNIADTVIADGFTTWKTICVGAAAEKCPKQ; encoded by the coding sequence ATGAAGCGTCTCATTCCTCTCGTGGCGGGTATGGCCTTGGCCGCCTTGTCGATGTCGGCCTGTTCCGCACCGTCCACCCCGGCCTCGTCCGGCTCCGCTCCCGCCAGTTCGAGCTCGGCTCCGGCGCAGGCGATCAAGATCGCCTTCCTGATGCCGTGTTCCACCTGCGCCGACCGCTTCGAGTCGAAGGACAAGCCGTTCTTCATCGAGGCCGTCAAGGCGCTCGACCCGTCCATCGAGGTCATCGCCAACAATGCGCAGGGCGACGCAGCCGTCCAGCTCCAGCAGGCCGAGGCTGCGCTCACCAATGGTGCGAAGGTCCTGGTGACCAGCCCGTTCACGGCAGAGTCCGGGGCGGCCATGGTGGCCAAGGCCAAGGCGGCCGGCGCGAGTGTGGTCGCCTACGACGGCCAGATCGAGGGTGCGGTTCCGGACGCCTACATCTCGTTCCAGAACGAGAAGGTCGGCGAGCTGCAGGGTCAGTACCTGCTGGACAACCTGCCCAAGGGTTCGAAGGTGGCCATGATCAACGGCGACATCACCTCGGCCCCGGGCCTGGCCTTCAAGAAGGGCGCGCACAAGGTGCTCGACCCGGCCTTCGCCTCCGGCGATCTGAAGCTGGCCTATGAGTCCGACACCCCGGGCTTCGACCCGGCGGCCGGCCAGCGTTCGGTCGAGCAGGCTTTGACCAAGCTGAAGGACGACGTGCAGGCCATTCTGACCCCCAATGACGGCCTGGGTAACGCGGCGATCGTCGCACTCACCGCACGCGGGCTGAACGGCAAGGTTCTGGTCACCGGCCAGGACGCCACCGACGCCGGTCTGACCAGCATCGTCGCCGGCGACCAGGCCATGACGGTCTACAAGCCGATCAAGGCCGAGGCCGAGGCTGCCGCCAAGATCGCCGTGGCCCTGGCCAAGGGAGACCAGGCAACCGTGACGTCCCTGGCCACCCAGAAGGTCAACAACGGCACCGGGGACATCCCGGCCATGCTGCTGGATCCGGTGGTGGTGACGGCGAAGAACATCGCCGACACGGTGATCGCTGACGGCTTCACCACCTGGAAGACGATTTGCGTCGGTGCTGCGGCCGAGAAGTGCCCGAAGCAGTGA
- a CDS encoding TerC family protein: protein MHVSPEAWLITIVVMAAVLIADVVVIGRRPHEPSMKEAGIAIGVFSALAVAFGLGVWYFSGPRFAGEFFAGWLTEYSLSVDNLFIFVLIMANLRVPRELQQYALMVGIVLALIFRGIFIALGAAAIERFSWVFFVFGAFLIYTAIKLYLDYRQHDEDDEVTENAMMRWVRRAFPSTDGFRGTKLTVREAGKRLITPMLFVVVALGSTDLLFALDSIPAIYGLTQEAYLVFTANVFALMGLRQLYFLIGGLLQRLVYLSVGLSVVLAFIGVKLVLHALHEYHLDERWGFSAEIPIWASLTVIIATLAVTTVASLIKSGRDARQQAE from the coding sequence ATGCATGTGAGCCCCGAGGCGTGGCTGATCACGATCGTGGTGATGGCGGCGGTGTTGATCGCCGACGTGGTGGTGATCGGGCGCCGTCCGCACGAGCCATCGATGAAGGAAGCGGGGATCGCCATCGGCGTGTTCTCTGCGCTCGCCGTGGCCTTCGGCCTGGGGGTCTGGTACTTCAGTGGGCCGCGGTTCGCCGGGGAGTTCTTCGCCGGCTGGCTGACCGAGTACAGCCTCAGCGTGGACAACCTGTTCATCTTCGTGCTGATCATGGCCAACCTGCGGGTGCCGCGTGAACTCCAGCAGTACGCCCTGATGGTCGGCATCGTGCTGGCACTGATCTTCCGTGGCATCTTCATCGCCCTCGGCGCCGCGGCCATTGAGCGGTTCAGCTGGGTGTTCTTCGTGTTCGGCGCCTTCCTGATCTACACCGCCATCAAGCTCTACCTCGACTATCGGCAACACGACGAAGACGACGAGGTCACCGAGAACGCCATGATGCGTTGGGTGCGCCGGGCGTTCCCCTCCACCGACGGCTTCCGGGGCACCAAGCTGACCGTCCGCGAGGCCGGCAAGCGGCTGATCACTCCGATGCTCTTCGTGGTGGTCGCCCTCGGCAGCACCGATCTGCTGTTCGCTCTCGACTCGATTCCGGCCATCTACGGGCTCACCCAGGAGGCCTACCTGGTCTTCACGGCCAATGTGTTCGCCCTGATGGGCCTGCGGCAGCTCTACTTCCTGATCGGCGGCCTCCTGCAGCGGCTGGTCTACCTGTCGGTGGGCCTGTCGGTGGTGCTGGCGTTCATCGGGGTGAAGCTGGTGCTGCACGCCCTGCACGAGTACCACCTGGACGAGCGCTGGGGCTTCAGCGCCGAGATCCCGATCTGGGCCTCGCTCACGGTGATCATCGCGACGCTGGCGGTCACCACCGTGGCCAGCCTGATCAAGTCCGGCCGGGACGCTCGGCAGCAGGCCGAGTAG